taactgtggtgggtctatagacggaacccatatccctatcttggcaccggagcaccaagtcgccgagtacataaaccgcaaagggtacttttcgatagtgctgcaagctctggtggatcacaagggacgtttcaccaacatcaacgtgggatggccgggaaaggtgcatgatgctcgcatcttcaggaactctggtctgtttcaaaagctgcaggaagggactttattcccagaccagaaaataactgttggggacgttgaaatgcctatatgtatccttggggacccagcctaccccttaatgccatggctcatgaagccgtacacaggcagcctggacagtagtcaggagctgttcaactacaggctgagcaagtgcagaatggtggtagaatgtgcatttggacgtttaaaggtgcgctggcgcagtttacagactcgcttagacctcagcgaaaccaatattcccactgttattactgcttgctgtgtgctccacaatatctgtgagagtaagggggagacgtttatggtggggtgggaggttgaggaaaatcgcctggctgctggttacgtgcagccagacaccagggcggttagaagagcacaggagggcgcggtacgcatcagagaagctttgaaaaccagtttcatgactggccaggctacggtgtgaaagttctctttgtttctccttgatgaacccccccgccccttggttcactctacttccctgtaagctaaccacccgcccctcctcccttcaaacaccgcttgcagaggcaataaagtcattgttgcttcacattcatgcattctttattcattcatcacacaaatagggggatgactaccaaggtagcccaggacgggtggtggaggagggaaggaaaatgccacacagcactttaagcacagcactttaaaagtttacaactttaaaatttattgaatgacagccttctttttttgggaaaatcctctgtggcggagtggctggttggctggtggccccccccccaccgcgttcttgggcgtctgggtgtggaggctatggaacttggggaggagggcggttggttacagaggggcagcagtggcagtctgtgctccagctgcctttgctgcagctcaaccatacactagagcatactggtttggtcctgcagcagcctcagcattgaatcctgcctcctctcatcacgctgccgccacatttgagcttcagccctgtcttcagcccgccacttactctcttcagcccgccacttactctcttcagcccgccacctctcctcccggtcattttgtgctttcctgcactctgacattatttgcctccacgcattcgtctgtgctctgtcagtgtgggaggacagcatgagctcggagaacatttcatcgcgagtgtgtttttttttctttctaagcttcactagcctctgggaaggagaagatcctgtgatcattgaaacacatgcagctggtggagaaaaaaaaaagggacagcggtatttaaaaagacacattttataaaacagtggctacactctttcagggtaaaccttgctgtcaacattacatacatagcacatgtgctttcgttacaaggtcgcattttgcctcctcccaccgcgtgactacccccttaaccttcccccctccctgtggctaacagcggggaacatttctgttcagccgcaggcaaacagcccagcaggaatgggctcctctgagtgtcccctgaagaaaagcactctatttcaaccaggtgaccatgaatgatatctcactctcctgaggataacacagagagataaagaacggatgttgtttgaatgccagcaaacatacactgcaatgctgtgttctacgtttcccgagtacgtgttactggcctggagtggtaaagtgtcctaccatgaaggacgcaataaggctgccctccccagaaaccttttgcaaaggctttaggactacatctaggagaaccgcaaatgccagggcaaagtaatcctttcacatgcttgcttttaaaccatgtatagtattttaaaaggtacactcaccagaggtcccttctccgcctgctgggtccaggaggcagccttgggtgggttcgggaggtactggctccaggtctagggtgagaaacagttcctggctgtcgggaaaaccggtttctccgcttgcttgctgtgagctatctacaacctcctcctca
The nucleotide sequence above comes from Caretta caretta isolate rCarCar2 chromosome 6, rCarCar1.hap1, whole genome shotgun sequence. Encoded proteins:
- the LOC125638929 gene encoding uncharacterized protein LOC125638929 → MQSSSAEVTMMESQNRKRAPAWTEREVRDLIAVWGEESVLSELRSSFRNAKTFVKISQGMKDRGHNRDPKQCRVKLKELRQAYQKTREANSRSGSEPQTCRFYDELHAILGGSATTTPAVLFDSFNGDGGNTEAGFGDEEDDDEEEVVDSSQQASGETGFPDSQELFLTLDLEPVPPEPTQGCLLDPAGGEGTSAACVSMITGSSPSQRLVKLRKKKKHTRDEMFSELMLSSHTDRAQTNAWRQIMSECRKAQNDREERWRAEESKWRAEESKWRAEDRAEAQMWRQRDERRQDSMLRLLQDQTSML